The following are encoded together in the Bacteroidota bacterium genome:
- the mreC gene encoding rod shape-determining protein MreC, whose protein sequence is MRNLILFLTRNYYILLFLFLESLSLFLVFQNNHFQRAHFLNSSNAIAGNMYEAYSGVTEYFSLKEQNKKLAEENITLRNQLRESFSNELKAPIFVNDSLHKKQFMYLSAKVVNNSTNRGKNFLTLNIGSAQGVKTEMGVISPDGIVGIVRDVSENFCTVMSVLHESTRIPVNIKKFGENSILTWDGVDEWHAYMERIPSHLEIAKGDTIITSSYSSIFPEGIMVGYIEDFEKIAGNTFYNVTIKLSTDFNRLKYVTVVNNLMKAEQTNLEKISQHE, encoded by the coding sequence ATGCGAAATCTAATTCTCTTTCTCACCCGAAATTATTACATCCTGCTTTTTCTTTTTCTTGAATCGCTTTCTCTTTTTTTAGTTTTTCAGAATAATCATTTTCAGCGCGCGCATTTTTTGAATTCATCCAATGCCATTGCAGGAAATATGTATGAGGCCTATTCAGGAGTTACGGAATATTTTTCTTTGAAAGAGCAAAATAAAAAACTTGCTGAAGAAAATATTACGCTGAGAAATCAACTGAGAGAATCTTTTTCAAATGAATTGAAAGCGCCAATATTTGTAAACGATTCTCTTCATAAGAAACAATTCATGTATCTCTCAGCCAAAGTGGTGAACAATTCCACCAACCGGGGGAAAAATTTTTTAACACTGAACATCGGTTCAGCACAAGGAGTAAAAACCGAAATGGGAGTTATCAGTCCCGATGGCATTGTAGGAATTGTGCGCGATGTTTCGGAAAACTTTTGCACGGTAATGTCAGTTCTTCACGAGAGTACGCGCATTCCTGTCAACATAAAAAAGTTCGGAGAAAATTCTATTCTTACCTGGGATGGAGTGGATGAATGGCACGCCTACATGGAACGCATTCCTTCTCATCTTGAAATTGCAAAAGGCGATACGATTATTACTAGTTCTTACTCTTCTATTTTTCCTGAGGGAATTATGGTCGGCTACATAGAGGACTTTGAAAAAATTGCCGGCAATACTTTTTACAATGTGACTATAAAATTATCTACCGACTTTAACCGGCTGAAATATGTAACGGTGGTAAATAATTTAATGAAAGCAGAACAAACCAATCTCGAAAAAATTTCCCAGCATGAATGA
- the rodA gene encoding rod shape-determining protein RodA, producing MREQKNIFSNIDWVMAGLFLTLVILGWLNIYAAVYNEEHKNIFDISQKYGKQLLWITGALIIAVVVLIIDANFYTAFPYPIYIAVGILLVAVIFLGREISGSHSWFRFGDFAFQPAEFGKFAVALALAKYLSSMDTKIERLQTKLFAFVLILLPAGIIVMEKEAGTALVYVAFIFVLFREGFSGNLLLGGFFTTLLLISALLVNKVVLVILLALIAAIISFVVWMNSRNKKRARRFLLGIFALLIAASGAVFGVDYAFSKMKPHQKTRINVFLGKDVDKDLKKKAGYNVNQSLIAIGSGGFSGKGFLQGTQTKYDFVPEQSTDFIFCTVGEEWGFLGSLFILLLFLALILRIIFVAERQRSSFSRIFGYGVASILFFHVTINVGMTIGLAPVIGIPLPFFSYGGSSLWAFTILLFIFIKLDSNRLLILR from the coding sequence ATGAGAGAACAGAAAAATATTTTTTCGAATATTGACTGGGTGATGGCTGGATTATTTCTTACGCTTGTCATTCTCGGCTGGCTGAATATTTACGCGGCTGTTTACAACGAGGAGCATAAAAATATTTTCGACATCTCACAGAAATATGGAAAGCAATTACTATGGATTACAGGCGCACTCATTATTGCAGTGGTTGTTCTCATCATTGACGCAAACTTTTACACCGCATTCCCCTACCCGATTTATATCGCTGTGGGAATTTTATTAGTGGCAGTAATTTTTTTAGGAAGAGAAATTTCAGGAAGCCATTCATGGTTTCGCTTTGGAGATTTTGCTTTTCAACCGGCAGAATTCGGAAAGTTTGCGGTGGCGCTTGCGCTCGCTAAATATTTAAGTTCGATGGATACAAAGATTGAACGCCTGCAGACAAAACTTTTTGCGTTCGTACTCATTCTTCTTCCTGCCGGAATAATTGTTATGGAAAAAGAAGCAGGCACCGCGCTGGTGTATGTTGCATTCATTTTCGTTTTGTTCCGTGAAGGTTTTTCAGGAAATCTTTTGCTCGGAGGATTTTTTACAACACTACTTCTCATTTCAGCATTACTGGTGAATAAAGTGGTACTTGTGATTTTATTGGCATTGATTGCAGCCATTATCTCATTTGTGGTATGGATGAACTCGAGAAATAAAAAAAGGGCGCGCAGATTCTTACTGGGAATTTTTGCCCTTCTGATTGCTGCTTCAGGAGCAGTGTTTGGAGTGGATTATGCTTTCAGCAAGATGAAACCACATCAGAAAACCCGCATCAATGTTTTTTTGGGGAAAGATGTGGATAAAGATTTAAAAAAGAAAGCGGGTTACAATGTGAACCAAAGTTTGATTGCCATTGGCTCAGGAGGTTTTTCCGGAAAAGGATTTTTGCAGGGCACGCAAACCAAATATGATTTTGTTCCCGAGCAAAGCACCGATTTTATTTTTTGTACGGTGGGAGAAGAATGGGGATTTCTCGGAAGTTTATTTATTCTTCTTTTATTTCTTGCGCTGATACTGCGAATAATTTTTGTGGCGGAACGGCAGCGCTCTTCCTTCAGCCGGATTTTCGGATACGGGGTTGCCTCCATTTTATTTTTTCACGTGACCATAAATGTGGGAATGACCATCGGGCTTGCGCCTGTGATTGGAATTCCTCTTCCTTTTTTCAGCTATGGCGGCTCTTCGCTGTGGGCGTTTACAATTCTGCTTTTTATTTTTATTAAACTCGATTCGAACCGGCTGCTTATTTTGAGATAG
- a CDS encoding rod shape-determining protein MreD, giving the protein MNEIVRNSLRFIFLVLFQVLILNHIQLSGYLNPFLYVLFILMLPFQTPDWLVLVLSFALGLSIDMFSDTGGMHAAASVFMAFARKPLLKIISPREGYEPTQHPTVQQFGFGWFFSYAGILVLIHHFFLFYLEAFHFSGFFHTFFRVILSSVFTLTLIFVSQFFFTKTRT; this is encoded by the coding sequence ATGAATGAGATTGTAAGAAATAGTTTGAGATTTATTTTTCTCGTCTTGTTCCAGGTTTTAATCCTGAATCACATTCAACTCAGCGGTTATCTCAATCCCTTTCTCTATGTGCTTTTCATTCTCATGCTTCCGTTTCAAACTCCCGACTGGCTGGTGCTCGTGCTCTCATTCGCGCTCGGGCTCAGCATTGATATGTTTTCCGATACGGGAGGAATGCACGCTGCCGCTTCGGTGTTCATGGCGTTTGCGCGCAAACCGCTTCTCAAAATAATTTCTCCGCGCGAGGGCTACGAACCCACGCAGCATCCCACCGTTCAGCAATTCGGGTTCGGATGGTTTTTTTCCTATGCAGGAATTCTTGTGCTCATTCATCATTTCTTTTTATTTTATCTCGAAGCGTTTCACTTTTCCGGATTCTTTCACACATTTTTCCGAGTGATTCTCAGTTCTGTTTTTACGCTCACATTAATTTTCGTCAGCCAGTTTTTCTTCACGAAAACTCGGACATAA
- the purH gene encoding bifunctional phosphoribosylaminoimidazolecarboxamide formyltransferase/IMP cyclohydrolase, with protein sequence MNKKIKSALISVFYKDNLEPIVKKLGELGVTIFSTGGTQEFIEKLGAKVTPVETLTSYPSILGGRVKTLHPKIFGGILSRREKNEDASQLLEYKIPEIDLVIVDLYPFEETVAKTKDETEIIEKIDIGGISLIRAGAKNFNDVVIVPSKNEYAYLLKILEEKKGTSSLEDRKYLATKAFAVTSKYDTAIYSYFSGELKVTMPNLNGSASKIKSLRYGENPHQKGTFYGDFEKMFSQLNGKELSYNNLLDIDSAVNLIAEFSETTFAILKHNNACGIASRKKLIDAWKDALAGDSVSAFGGILIANTKVDEATAQEINKLFFEVIIAPAYDETALNILKQKQNRIILLQKEFVVPSKLIRTTLNGYLEQDRDFKSETEAEMKTVTKISPTKEELSDLVFANKIVKHTKSNTIVLAKNKQLLASGVGQTSRVDALKQAIIKAKSFGFDLKGAVMASDAFFPFPDCVEIAYNAGVKAVVQPGGSIKDKDSIEFCNKNGMAMVMTGTRHFKH encoded by the coding sequence ATGAACAAAAAAATTAAAAGTGCGCTCATCTCGGTTTTTTATAAAGACAATCTTGAACCGATTGTAAAAAAATTGGGCGAGCTTGGCGTAACTATTTTCAGTACGGGAGGAACGCAGGAGTTCATAGAAAAACTCGGAGCGAAAGTCACGCCTGTTGAAACGCTGACTTCTTATCCTTCCATTTTGGGCGGACGAGTGAAAACACTTCATCCGAAAATTTTCGGAGGCATTCTGAGTCGCAGAGAAAAAAATGAAGATGCTTCACAACTCTTGGAATATAAAATTCCGGAAATAGATTTGGTGATTGTGGATTTATATCCGTTCGAAGAAACCGTGGCGAAAACAAAAGACGAAACAGAAATTATTGAGAAGATTGACATTGGCGGAATCTCCCTCATCCGAGCGGGCGCGAAAAATTTTAACGATGTGGTGATTGTTCCTTCGAAAAATGAATATGCTTATCTGTTAAAAATTCTTGAAGAGAAAAAGGGAACTTCCTCGCTTGAAGACAGAAAATATTTGGCGACAAAAGCATTTGCAGTCACTTCGAAATACGATACTGCAATTTATTCCTACTTCAGCGGGGAATTGAAAGTAACCATGCCAAACCTGAATGGCTCCGCTTCCAAAATAAAATCGCTTCGCTACGGTGAAAACCCACATCAGAAAGGAACTTTCTATGGCGATTTTGAAAAAATGTTTTCGCAACTCAACGGAAAGGAACTTTCCTACAATAATCTTTTAGACATTGATTCAGCCGTAAATCTCATAGCGGAATTTTCAGAAACAACTTTTGCAATTCTCAAACACAATAACGCCTGCGGAATTGCTTCCAGAAAAAAATTAATTGATGCGTGGAAAGATGCACTTGCAGGAGATTCGGTTTCCGCTTTCGGAGGAATATTAATCGCAAATACAAAAGTGGACGAAGCAACAGCGCAGGAAATAAATAAACTTTTCTTCGAAGTAATAATTGCCCCCGCTTACGATGAAACGGCATTAAACATTCTCAAGCAAAAGCAAAACCGGATTATTCTTCTTCAAAAAGAATTTGTAGTTCCTTCAAAATTAATTCGCACCACGCTGAACGGTTATTTGGAACAAGACAGAGATTTCAAATCCGAAACGGAAGCCGAAATGAAAACGGTTACAAAAATTTCTCCCACGAAAGAAGAACTCAGCGATTTGGTTTTCGCAAATAAAATTGTGAAGCATACAAAATCAAATACAATTGTGCTCGCGAAAAACAAACAACTGCTGGCAAGCGGAGTCGGGCAAACTTCACGCGTAGATGCGCTCAAGCAGGCAATCATTAAAGCAAAAAGTTTTGGTTTTGATTTAAAGGGAGCAGTGATGGCTTCCGATGCATTTTTCCCGTTTCCCGATTGCGTGGAGATTGCTTACAACGCAGGAGTGAAAGCGGTGGTTCAGCCGGGCGGTTCCATCAAGGATAAAGATTCCATCGAGTTCTGCAACAAGAATGGTATGGCAATGGTGATGACAGGCACAAGACATTTCAAGCATTGA
- a CDS encoding ABC transporter permease, giving the protein MLFFTLFKESFLFAIQALVTNKLRSFLSLLGITIGIFAIISVFTMTDSLEKKLRDSVKSLGDNVIYIQKWPWTFGPDYPWWKYINRPVPNISELESVKRASAKGDAFAFVVSAKTTAKYKNSSVENSDALCVSHEYNQIRSFEVVSGRYFSESESSSGRPVCVIGNTIKEGLFENEDPIGKQIKVRDSKLTVIGVLKKEGESMIGSNIDTHILVPINFARNIVDLRSDRFDPVIMVRAKPGIPNDELIDELTGIMRAIRKLKPIAEDDFALNQTSMLSNRIGDLFSVVGIAGWIIGGFSILVGGFGIANIMFVSVRERTNLIGIQKSLGAKNYFVLLQFLAEAVVLSIMGGLIGLFFIYIGTFIVEKLMEMEVNLTQSNIILGLTISALIGVVSGFVPAYNASQLDPVEAIRSN; this is encoded by the coding sequence ATGTTATTCTTTACATTATTCAAAGAAAGTTTTCTTTTTGCCATTCAGGCGCTGGTGACAAATAAACTCCGGAGTTTTCTTTCGCTGCTTGGAATTACCATAGGAATTTTCGCCATCATTTCTGTTTTCACGATGACGGATTCGTTAGAGAAAAAACTTCGCGACAGCGTGAAATCGCTTGGCGATAATGTAATTTATATTCAGAAGTGGCCGTGGACTTTCGGTCCCGATTATCCCTGGTGGAAATATATTAATCGCCCGGTGCCAAACATTTCCGAACTCGAATCAGTGAAACGTGCGAGCGCGAAGGGCGATGCGTTTGCATTTGTGGTGAGCGCGAAAACCACCGCGAAATATAAAAACAGCAGCGTGGAAAATTCAGATGCACTTTGTGTTTCACATGAGTATAATCAAATCCGCTCGTTCGAAGTTGTGAGCGGAAGATATTTTTCTGAGAGCGAATCTTCGAGCGGAAGGCCGGTTTGCGTAATTGGAAACACTATTAAGGAAGGACTTTTTGAAAACGAAGACCCGATTGGAAAACAAATTAAAGTTCGCGACAGCAAACTCACGGTGATTGGCGTTTTGAAAAAAGAAGGCGAGAGCATGATTGGAAGCAACATTGACACGCACATTCTTGTGCCGATAAATTTTGCGCGCAACATAGTGGATTTACGCAGTGATAGGTTTGACCCGGTAATCATGGTGCGCGCGAAGCCGGGAATTCCAAATGATGAATTAATTGACGAACTCACCGGAATTATGCGCGCCATCCGTAAACTGAAACCGATTGCCGAAGATGATTTCGCCTTGAATCAAACTTCCATGCTTTCTAACAGGATTGGCGATTTATTTTCTGTAGTCGGAATTGCCGGATGGATTATTGGTGGATTTTCAATTCTCGTAGGAGGATTCGGAATTGCGAACATTATGTTTGTATCGGTGAGAGAAAGAACAAATCTTATCGGTATACAAAAATCACTTGGAGCAAAAAATTATTTTGTATTGCTGCAATTTCTGGCAGAGGCGGTGGTGCTTTCTATCATGGGTGGATTAATCGGACTTTTTTTTATTTACATCGGAACTTTTATTGTGGAAAAATTAATGGAGATGGAAGTAAACTTAACGCAGTCGAATATAA
- the mrdA gene encoding penicillin-binding protein 2 gives MSAHYSDRKYVIIAIFSSIILIFLARLFYIQLIDDQYKLTARNQAFRYMTDYPARGNIFDRKGKRLVYNQAAYDLMVIPKQVKDASRETSFDTLDFCRTIGIDRETFLRRMLKAIQAPNSPLKESVFEKEISVEHSAILQEKLFKFPGFFLQPRTLRKYPQPIAGHLLGYVGEVSPEMTDTSDYYKNGDYIGVSGMEKAYEIPLRGIKGTHIEVVDVHNRRQGSYMNGIYDTIAVAGKDIVCTIDAQLQEYGEKLMQNKIGSIVAIEPSTGEILAFVSSPAYDPNLLIGSTLPQNFRILQQDSLKPLFNRALMASYPPGSTFKLVMSLVGQNEKVLSKSSSFFCAGGYNYGGARPLKCDAHHGTLDLQPAIQHSCNTYFCNVFRVVMDNKKYKKMEDVFSVWRDYVTSFGIGSHLNTDIPNELRGSLPTIAHYNKVFGEHRWHTSTIISLAIGQGELGITPIQNANVVCIIANKGFYYIPHTVKAIGKNSNDSLLARFREKHFAMVTDTAYYNVVIEGMNEVVKHGTAAASQIPGIDYCAKTGTAENKRVINGKVVQLKDHSLFIAFAPKENPKIAIAVTVENGGWGASWAAPIASLMIEKYLTDSISRPDVEKKMLEGDIIHSNIIGKQKGY, from the coding sequence ATGAGCGCTCACTATTCCGACCGAAAATATGTCATCATCGCGATTTTTTCATCCATCATTTTAATTTTTCTCGCGCGGCTTTTTTACATCCAGTTGATTGACGACCAATATAAACTCACTGCGCGCAACCAGGCATTCCGCTACATGACCGATTATCCCGCACGCGGAAATATTTTCGACCGAAAAGGAAAACGATTGGTTTATAATCAAGCCGCGTATGATTTAATGGTGATTCCGAAACAAGTGAAAGACGCTTCGCGCGAAACAAGTTTCGACACGCTTGATTTTTGCAGGACGATTGGAATTGACCGCGAAACTTTTTTGCGAAGAATGCTCAAAGCAATTCAGGCGCCAAATTCTCCTCTGAAAGAAAGTGTGTTTGAAAAAGAAATTTCGGTGGAACATTCCGCCATTCTGCAGGAAAAACTTTTCAAGTTCCCGGGATTTTTTCTCCAGCCGCGCACGCTGCGAAAATATCCGCAGCCGATTGCCGGGCATTTACTCGGATATGTGGGTGAAGTTTCTCCCGAGATGACGGACACAAGCGACTATTACAAGAATGGCGATTACATTGGCGTGAGCGGAATGGAAAAGGCGTATGAAATTCCGTTGCGCGGAATCAAAGGCACGCACATTGAAGTGGTGGACGTGCACAACCGCAGGCAGGGAAGTTACATGAATGGAATTTACGATACGATTGCCGTTGCCGGAAAAGATATTGTGTGCACCATTGACGCGCAACTTCAGGAATACGGAGAGAAGTTGATGCAAAATAAAATCGGAAGCATTGTTGCGATTGAACCGAGCACCGGAGAAATTCTCGCATTTGTTTCAAGCCCCGCATACGACCCGAATCTTCTCATCGGCAGCACGCTTCCGCAAAATTTCAGAATACTCCAGCAGGATTCGCTCAAGCCGCTGTTCAACCGCGCGCTCATGGCTTCGTATCCGCCCGGTTCAACTTTTAAATTAGTGATGTCACTTGTCGGGCAGAATGAAAAAGTTTTATCCAAGTCATCTTCTTTTTTCTGTGCAGGAGGATATAATTATGGCGGAGCGCGTCCGCTGAAATGCGATGCGCATCACGGCACGCTTGATTTGCAGCCCGCCATTCAGCATTCGTGCAACACCTATTTCTGCAATGTGTTTCGCGTGGTGATGGACAATAAAAAATATAAAAAGATGGAAGATGTTTTTTCTGTGTGGCGGGATTACGTAACGAGTTTCGGAATCGGTTCGCATCTGAACACCGATATTCCGAATGAACTTCGCGGCTCACTTCCCACCATTGCGCATTACAATAAAGTTTTTGGAGAGCATCGCTGGCATACTTCCACAATTATTTCTCTCGCCATAGGGCAGGGCGAACTTGGAATCACTCCGATTCAAAACGCGAATGTGGTTTGCATCATTGCGAATAAAGGATTTTATTACATACCGCACACCGTAAAAGCAATCGGAAAAAACTCGAATGACTCACTGCTTGCGCGCTTCAGAGAAAAACATTTTGCGATGGTGACGGATACTGCGTATTATAACGTGGTGATTGAAGGAATGAATGAAGTGGTGAAGCACGGAACAGCAGCGGCTTCTCAGATTCCCGGAATAGATTACTGCGCAAAAACGGGAACGGCAGAAAACAAAAGAGTGATTAACGGAAAAGTGGTTCAGTTAAAAGACCATTCTCTGTTCATTGCGTTCGCTCCGAAAGAAAATCCCAAGATTGCAATTGCAGTCACAGTTGAAAACGGAGGATGGGGAGCATCGTGGGCGGCACCCATTGCGAGTTTAATGATTGAAAAATATTTAACTGATTCGATTTCACGCCCGGATGTTGAAAAGAAAATGCTTGAAGGAGATATTATTCATTCAAATATTATTGGAAAACAAAAAGGTTATTAA
- a CDS encoding rod shape-determining protein — translation MGFFSFLTQEIAIDLGTANTVIIHNDRVVVDEPSIVAIERNTGKVIAVGKLAMQMHGKTHENIKTIRPLRDGVIADFNAAEYMIRGLIKMINPGRRLFAPSLRLVICIPSGITEVEKRAVKDSAEHAGGKEVYLIHEPMAAALGIGIDVEEPMGNMIVDIGGGTSDIAIIALGGIVCDKSIRIAGDELTADIEDYMRRQHNILVGERTAERIKIEVGAAIPDLDNPPPDFPVHGRDLMTGVPKEIFVSYSEIAHSLDKSISKIEEAILNALEITPPELAADIYRTGIYLTGGGALLRGLDKRISLKTKLPVHVAEDPLRAVARGTGIALKNADKFPFLIR, via the coding sequence ATGGGATTTTTTAGTTTCCTCACGCAAGAAATAGCAATTGACCTCGGCACTGCAAACACAGTCATCATCCATAACGACAGAGTCGTAGTGGATGAACCTTCCATCGTTGCCATTGAACGCAACACCGGAAAAGTAATTGCAGTCGGAAAACTTGCAATGCAGATGCACGGCAAAACGCATGAGAACATAAAAACAATTCGCCCGCTGCGCGATGGAGTGATTGCCGATTTCAATGCTGCCGAATACATGATTCGCGGATTAATAAAAATGATTAACCCCGGAAGAAGATTATTCGCTCCTTCGCTTCGACTTGTGATTTGCATTCCTTCCGGAATTACCGAAGTAGAAAAGCGCGCGGTGAAAGATTCTGCCGAGCACGCAGGAGGAAAAGAAGTTTATCTCATTCACGAACCCATGGCGGCCGCGCTCGGAATCGGAATAGATGTGGAAGAACCAATGGGAAATATGATTGTGGATATTGGCGGAGGAACGAGCGACATTGCAATTATTGCGCTGGGTGGAATTGTGTGCGACAAATCAATCCGCATTGCGGGCGATGAACTCACTGCCGATATAGAAGATTACATGCGAAGGCAGCATAATATTTTAGTGGGCGAGCGTACTGCCGAGAGAATAAAAATTGAAGTGGGCGCAGCCATTCCCGATTTGGATAATCCTCCGCCCGATTTTCCCGTTCACGGAAGAGATTTGATGACGGGCGTGCCGAAAGAAATTTTTGTTTCGTATTCTGAAATCGCCCATTCATTGGATAAATCCATTTCGAAAATTGAAGAAGCAATTCTGAATGCGCTTGAAATCACTCCGCCTGAGCTGGCAGCAGATATTTATAGAACCGGAATTTATCTGACAGGCGGTGGCGCTTTGCTTCGCGGACTTGATAAACGCATTTCGCTGAAAACAAAACTTCCCGTTCATGTGGCGGAAGACCCGCTTCGCGCGGTTGCACGCGGGACAGGAATTGCACTGAAGAATGCAGATAAATTTCCATTCCTGATCAGATAA
- a CDS encoding hydroxyacid dehydrogenase — protein sequence MKILFIDSAHPSLKKELERNNFICEEDFTSSKSEIEKKISSYQGIILRSRFDIDKKFIDATTNLKFIARVGAGMEHIDVAYAERKGIKCLSSPEGNSNAVAEHALGMLLSLLNNICKANNEVKEGKWIREGNRGAELEGKTIGIYGYGNTGSAFAKLLCGFDVKILAYDKYKKEYGDKGNNGIGKIKEANPKEIFSQADVLSLHLPLTDETKFLVNDSFINKFKKNIYLINTSRGQIVKTDDLVRNLRSGKILGACLDVIEYEESSFEGIKSAIRNPQSAIWNYLISSPKVILSPHIAGWSIESSEKMAKILAEKIIAISK from the coding sequence ATGAAAATTCTTTTCATTGATTCCGCTCATCCTTCCCTGAAAAAAGAATTGGAGAGAAATAATTTTATTTGCGAGGAAGATTTCACTTCTTCCAAATCAGAAATCGAAAAAAAAATTTCTTCCTATCAGGGAATAATTCTTCGCAGTCGTTTTGATATTGACAAAAAATTTATTGACGCCACAACAAATCTCAAATTCATTGCAAGAGTAGGCGCAGGCATGGAACACATTGATGTTGCTTATGCCGAACGAAAAGGAATCAAATGCCTATCCTCTCCCGAAGGAAACAGCAATGCAGTTGCGGAACATGCGCTCGGAATGTTGTTGAGTTTGCTGAATAATATTTGCAAAGCAAACAATGAAGTGAAAGAAGGAAAATGGATTCGTGAAGGAAATAGAGGAGCAGAACTCGAAGGAAAAACAATTGGCATTTACGGTTATGGAAATACAGGAAGTGCATTTGCAAAACTGCTGTGCGGGTTTGATGTAAAAATTCTTGCCTACGATAAATACAAAAAGGAATATGGAGATAAGGGAAATAATGGAATAGGGAAAATAAAAGAAGCAAACCCTAAAGAAATTTTTTCACAAGCCGATGTGTTGAGTTTGCATTTGCCATTGACCGATGAAACAAAATTTCTGGTGAATGATTCTTTCATTAACAAATTCAAAAAAAATATTTATCTCATCAATACTTCCCGCGGGCAAATTGTAAAAACCGATGACCTTGTGAGAAATCTCAGGAGCGGAAAAATTTTAGGAGCATGTCTGGATGTAATAGAATATGAGGAATCTTCCTTTGAAGGCATTAAATCCGCAATCCGCAATCCGCAATCTGCAATATGGAACTATTTAATTTCATCTCCAAAGGTAATCCTCTCTCCTCACATTGCCGGATGGAGTATTGAATCAAGTGAAAAGATGGCGAAGATTCTCGCGGAGAAAATAATTGCTATCTCAAAATAA